The following coding sequences lie in one Silvanigrella aquatica genomic window:
- a CDS encoding transporter substrate-binding domain-containing protein has protein sequence MLKTKRILIYTLIIFGILFLHIKYSIAADLSEIKKRKLLIVGVKDDLYPFGFRNKDTKKIEGYDIDFANEIAKELDVKVEFKPVSSSDRIPLLKKDDVDMLICTMTITDERKKEIDFSYSYFISKQKFIVKKEYQVKELKDLEGKVIVTAKGSTSELNAKNALPSAKVLGFEDYPQAGQALDLEKVFAVTSDESVLVGVLSEMKSKEKFEITKFEISKEPYGIGVKQGSSELLRSINSTLLKLENSGEASKIYDKWFGTQTSTPLARDFKIAP, from the coding sequence ATGCTAAAAACAAAAAGAATATTAATATATACATTAATAATATTTGGTATTTTATTTTTACATATTAAATATTCAATTGCTGCCGATTTAAGTGAAATTAAAAAAAGAAAATTACTTATTGTTGGTGTCAAAGATGATTTGTATCCTTTTGGATTTCGAAATAAAGACACAAAAAAAATTGAAGGATATGATATCGATTTTGCAAATGAAATTGCCAAAGAATTAGATGTTAAAGTGGAATTTAAGCCCGTATCTTCTTCCGATCGTATTCCCCTACTAAAAAAAGATGATGTTGATATGCTCATTTGTACAATGACCATTACCGATGAGCGTAAAAAAGAAATTGATTTTAGTTACTCCTATTTTATTTCCAAGCAAAAATTTATAGTAAAAAAAGAATATCAAGTGAAAGAACTGAAGGATTTAGAAGGAAAAGTTATTGTTACAGCAAAGGGATCAACCTCAGAATTAAATGCCAAAAACGCATTACCATCTGCAAAAGTTCTGGGTTTTGAAGATTATCCCCAGGCTGGTCAGGCTCTCGATCTCGAAAAAGTATTTGCCGTGACTTCAGATGAATCTGTTTTAGTTGGTGTCCTCTCCGAAATGAAAAGCAAAGAGAAATTTGAAATTACAAAATTTGAAATTTCTAAAGAACCTTATGGCATTGGCGTAAAACAAGGTTCAAGTGAATTATTAAGATCGATAAATTCAACTTTATTAAAACTTGAAAATTCTGGTGAGGCTAGTAAAATATATGATAAATGGTTTGGAACGCAAACATCCACTCCCTTAGCGCGGGATTTTAAAATAGCTCCTTAA
- a CDS encoding substrate-binding periplasmic protein — MKKIIFILFFLGLFCNSYAKSDEVLSFAAIANTSNQIVGAKLLKDIYAKLNKKLNIEYLPGARASIESNKGTLAGEVLRIYSYGEHFPNLIRIDPEIYYIEPTAFVKNKNLKIDSWSSLKNYRVGIIRGFLWLDAGVKDVSNVTRVNSIDQLVLMVNLDRIDLFISDKLNGLITLKKLKMGDKIQALPNTSFERIKLYHYIHKKYKYLVPQIIKVVKEMKGSGELEALTIKYRDEVMKN, encoded by the coding sequence ATGAAAAAAATTATCTTTATTTTGTTTTTTTTAGGATTATTTTGTAATTCATATGCTAAATCTGATGAAGTTCTTTCATTTGCCGCAATTGCGAACACATCTAATCAGATTGTTGGAGCAAAATTACTGAAAGATATTTATGCAAAATTAAATAAAAAATTAAATATTGAATACCTTCCTGGAGCTCGAGCAAGTATTGAATCAAATAAAGGAACTCTTGCTGGTGAAGTTTTGAGAATATATTCTTATGGTGAACATTTTCCAAATCTCATTCGTATTGATCCGGAAATTTATTATATTGAACCTACAGCTTTTGTAAAAAATAAAAATCTTAAAATAGATAGCTGGAGCTCTCTTAAAAATTATCGTGTTGGTATTATTCGTGGATTTCTTTGGTTAGATGCTGGAGTTAAAGATGTTTCTAATGTGACAAGGGTTAACTCAATTGATCAACTTGTTTTAATGGTAAATCTAGATCGCATTGACCTTTTTATTTCAGATAAACTCAATGGATTGATCACGTTAAAAAAACTGAAGATGGGTGATAAAATTCAAGCTTTACCAAATACTTCTTTTGAGAGAATTAAGCTCTATCACTATATTCATAAAAAATATAAATACCTTGTCCCACAAATTATAAAAGTGGTTAAAGAAATGAAAGGAAGTGGTGAGCTTGAAGCATTAACCATAAAGTATAGAGATGAAGTTATGAAAAATTAA
- a CDS encoding MFS transporter: MNNLSNRNLIIQIFPFALFACIDGFASVSFIWLLLDKYNSLLSIGICLSISTILSFLIQKKLAFIKNQIYMNVNKFFMFQSFFALVFSISNLFLLNNFFNREIIMISLIIYSLFVFMNYFVIDSFISKLILNKKITSTKGSVVSQIVMQFGAIIGFSVGGKVFNLFGIKGSSFSIIFLILMSLIIVSINSTLFQVSNESKLEVTNSSLNKNESLHSSFHIWMAAFCILMISFQISNFNLFLPDIFLKYKYWTAENYGYIAGITSLGAFIASFVVYKGNLFLPCILLASCVIPIANYILAFSNVMILCLVASFFLGFSVNSLRSTFRKNMFDNLSSQNDVSKWMSISNLFTFLPRALFPLIASLLIGSAMTNYVFPMIGLIIALLIIVFTILFIIKSNEIKKIQHERL; encoded by the coding sequence GTGAATAATTTATCAAATAGAAATTTAATCATTCAAATTTTTCCATTTGCATTATTTGCATGTATCGATGGGTTTGCTAGTGTTTCTTTTATTTGGCTTTTGCTTGATAAGTATAATTCATTATTAAGTATAGGAATTTGTCTTTCAATTTCAACTATTTTAAGTTTTTTAATTCAAAAAAAGTTAGCTTTCATTAAGAATCAAATTTATATGAATGTGAATAAATTTTTTATGTTTCAATCTTTTTTTGCACTTGTATTTTCAATTTCTAATTTGTTTTTATTAAATAATTTTTTTAATAGAGAAATTATTATGATATCACTGATTATTTATAGTTTATTTGTTTTTATGAATTATTTTGTTATTGACTCTTTTATATCAAAATTAATTTTAAATAAAAAAATAACTTCAACCAAAGGAAGCGTAGTCTCACAGATTGTAATGCAATTTGGAGCTATAATTGGATTTTCAGTTGGAGGCAAAGTTTTTAACTTATTTGGAATTAAAGGTTCTTCATTTTCAATTATTTTTTTAATATTAATGAGTTTAATCATAGTTTCAATAAATTCGACTCTGTTTCAAGTATCAAATGAATCTAAATTGGAAGTCACAAATTCAAGTCTTAATAAAAATGAAAGCTTGCACTCAAGTTTTCATATATGGATGGCCGCTTTTTGTATTCTTATGATTTCTTTCCAGATTTCAAATTTTAACTTATTTTTGCCCGATATTTTTTTGAAATATAAATATTGGACTGCTGAAAATTATGGTTATATTGCAGGAATTACGAGTCTTGGTGCATTTATAGCATCATTTGTTGTTTATAAAGGCAATTTATTTTTACCCTGTATTTTATTAGCGTCATGCGTTATTCCCATTGCAAATTATATTTTAGCATTTTCAAATGTGATGATTTTGTGTTTGGTGGCTTCTTTTTTCTTAGGATTTTCTGTGAATTCTTTAAGAAGTACTTTTAGAAAAAATATGTTTGATAATTTATCATCACAAAATGATGTCTCTAAATGGATGTCCATTAGTAATTTATTTACATTTTTGCCAAGGGCTTTGTTTCCCTTAATTGCTTCTTTACTCATAGGTTCTGCGATGACGAATTATGTTTTTCCAATGATAGGTCTCATAATTGCCTTGCTTATTATTGTCTTTACAATTTTATTTATCATAAAATCGAACGAAATTAAAAAAATACAACATGAAAGATTATAA
- a CDS encoding phospho-sugar mutase, translating to MIETTLLNELYSDSFASLNDCFDKISSWLKDESIAHEDKEEVLLLIKNKNITELRDRFYRDLEFGTGGMRGVMGMGANRMNRYVLRRAVQGVANYILKCGEEAKKQGVAIAYDSRNNSRFFGHEAASVLAANGIHSYIYPTLQPTPCLSFAIRKLGCISGFCITASHNPPEYNGIKVYWDDGAQIIPPQDAEILKEVFSIQAFSDTKYMPFQEAQQKGLAHHISEDILTSYFETLKGLSLAPHVPKNVSIVYTPLHGTGKIPTLRALNSWGFENVFVVPEQAEPNGNFPTVKKPNPEESEALALAIKYATERKADYVFATDPDSDRLAIVSHEPVLAKGIMKHQAVGDYVILNGNQTGALLVNSILSNRKKTGKLNSNHKIVKTIVTSDLLEKICSEFGIEIFNTLTGFKWIAGLIRSWEEKNNGFEYLFGTEESFGFMPNNNVRDKDAIAAICQAAEMIAITKEKKQTLCENLFEIFKKHGAWQEDLISIDLYGEEGSLRINRMMKSMRESPMTEWAGTKVTKIYDYLDPKTQKEQNIAKSNVLKMLLEDGSKISMRPSGTEPKLKFYISVCSKNSNVEESYMNSINKINNLRKEIYIFVNKVK from the coding sequence ATGATTGAAACAACTCTACTTAATGAACTCTATTCTGATTCCTTTGCGTCTTTAAATGATTGCTTTGATAAAATTTCTTCTTGGCTCAAAGATGAGAGCATTGCCCACGAGGATAAAGAAGAAGTTCTTCTTCTCATTAAAAACAAAAATATTACAGAATTGAGAGATCGATTTTATCGCGATTTAGAATTCGGAACAGGCGGTATGCGCGGCGTTATGGGCATGGGAGCAAACCGCATGAACCGTTACGTTTTAAGACGAGCTGTTCAAGGAGTGGCTAACTATATTTTAAAATGTGGAGAAGAAGCTAAAAAACAAGGAGTTGCAATAGCTTACGATAGCAGAAACAATTCTCGCTTTTTTGGCCATGAAGCGGCGAGCGTACTCGCAGCCAATGGCATTCACTCCTATATTTATCCCACCCTACAACCAACTCCCTGTCTATCCTTTGCCATTCGCAAACTGGGATGCATCAGTGGGTTCTGTATTACGGCAAGCCACAATCCTCCCGAATACAATGGCATCAAAGTTTATTGGGATGATGGAGCACAAATCATCCCTCCTCAAGATGCTGAAATATTAAAAGAAGTCTTTAGTATTCAAGCCTTTTCCGACACAAAATACATGCCGTTTCAAGAAGCGCAACAAAAGGGGTTAGCGCATCACATATCAGAAGACATTCTCACATCCTATTTTGAAACACTGAAAGGCCTCAGCCTCGCCCCCCATGTTCCTAAAAATGTCAGCATTGTCTACACTCCTCTTCACGGAACTGGTAAAATTCCAACCCTAAGAGCATTAAACTCTTGGGGTTTTGAGAATGTTTTTGTAGTCCCCGAACAAGCAGAACCCAATGGCAACTTTCCTACCGTAAAAAAGCCAAACCCCGAAGAAAGTGAAGCTCTGGCTCTGGCCATTAAATATGCCACAGAACGTAAAGCGGATTACGTCTTTGCCACCGATCCCGACTCCGATCGCCTGGCCATCGTTTCCCATGAACCTGTCCTAGCAAAAGGAATTATGAAGCACCAAGCCGTTGGTGACTATGTGATTTTAAATGGCAATCAAACAGGAGCTCTTCTGGTAAATTCTATTTTAAGTAACAGAAAAAAAACAGGAAAGCTTAATTCAAATCATAAAATCGTAAAAACAATTGTAACATCGGATCTATTAGAAAAAATATGCTCTGAATTCGGAATTGAAATATTCAATACCCTCACAGGCTTTAAATGGATTGCCGGATTGATCCGCAGCTGGGAAGAAAAAAACAATGGTTTTGAGTATTTATTCGGTACAGAAGAAAGCTTTGGCTTCATGCCAAACAATAATGTACGTGATAAAGACGCCATCGCGGCCATATGTCAAGCCGCTGAAATGATAGCTATTACAAAAGAAAAAAAACAAACATTGTGCGAAAATTTATTTGAGATTTTTAAGAAACATGGAGCTTGGCAAGAGGACTTGATCAGCATCGATCTCTACGGTGAAGAAGGCTCTCTTCGCATTAACCGGATGATGAAAAGCATGCGAGAGTCTCCCATGACAGAATGGGCAGGCACAAAGGTCACAAAAATTTACGACTACCTCGATCCCAAAACACAAAAAGAACAAAATATCGCAAAATCCAATGTTTTAAAGATGTTACTTGAAGATGGCAGTAAAATTTCAATGCGCCCCAGCGGCACCGAGCCCAAACTCAAATTTTATATTTCCGTCTGCTCAAAAAACTCCAATGTAGAAGAATCTTATATGAATTCCATAAATAAAATCAATAATTTACGCAAAGAAATCTATATTTTTGTAAATAAAGTGAAGTAA
- a CDS encoding SAM-dependent methyltransferase, which produces MNMHKNEANLWLTHVSKDFFPIWKERIAKFGGTEFKSLGHNFYSVLLDKSFTKENKTETIFSRYWLPVQYMWPTKSTQSGYIEKCAQGVAAKFSDHKFTNVVVFSLDRKDQSLASNLRGRLLQVVKDKITKVTSPKLLTEWTKKPNMQPARNTTLVVAISEKCTWAGITTPQEAGSYFAGGRRYIGVSNEKIASRAAAKFVESLENLQLNDINLSQAKKWLELGAAPGGITHELSERQCEIWAVDKADLDKNLLKKQNVHFYKMDARDFKERIHVDSIFCDLNGPSPLSADICADKSVYLNKNGIIIYTFKIHSVEKFNDDFEYIVNSFKNKACKFLYAYHLYNNKQEITLFFKKQ; this is translated from the coding sequence ATGAATATGCATAAAAATGAAGCCAATCTTTGGCTAACCCATGTGAGTAAAGACTTTTTTCCTATTTGGAAGGAACGGATTGCTAAGTTTGGGGGTACAGAATTTAAGTCTTTAGGACACAATTTTTATAGTGTTTTATTGGATAAATCTTTTACGAAAGAAAATAAAACGGAAACAATATTCTCGAGGTATTGGCTTCCTGTTCAGTATATGTGGCCCACCAAATCAACTCAAAGCGGCTATATTGAAAAGTGCGCTCAGGGCGTTGCTGCAAAATTTTCTGATCATAAATTTACAAATGTCGTTGTTTTCTCCTTGGATCGTAAGGATCAATCCCTTGCCTCTAATTTACGTGGACGTCTGTTACAAGTGGTTAAGGATAAAATCACCAAAGTAACTTCACCTAAATTATTAACGGAATGGACAAAAAAACCGAACATGCAGCCCGCACGTAATACAACTTTAGTCGTTGCTATTTCCGAAAAATGCACTTGGGCAGGTATTACCACACCACAGGAGGCAGGAAGTTATTTTGCGGGAGGCAGGCGTTATATTGGTGTGTCAAACGAGAAAATTGCCAGTCGTGCCGCTGCTAAATTTGTTGAGAGTCTTGAAAATTTACAGCTCAATGACATTAATTTAAGCCAAGCTAAAAAATGGTTGGAATTAGGGGCTGCTCCCGGTGGCATTACCCATGAACTTTCCGAGCGTCAGTGCGAAATTTGGGCTGTGGATAAAGCAGATCTCGATAAAAATTTACTTAAAAAACAAAATGTTCATTTTTACAAAATGGATGCAAGAGATTTTAAGGAAAGAATTCATGTCGACTCCATTTTTTGTGATTTAAATGGTCCTTCGCCTCTTTCTGCGGATATTTGTGCAGATAAATCTGTTTATTTAAATAAAAATGGAATTATTATTTATACATTTAAAATTCACTCCGTAGAAAAGTTTAATGATGATTTTGAATACATTGTAAACTCTTTTAAAAATAAAGCATGTAAATTCCTTTATGCATACCATTTGTATAATAACAAACAAGAAATCACACTCTTTTTTAAAAAGCAGTAA
- a CDS encoding IMPACT family protein: MISCYKTLAINSTSEIVIEKSKFIATLKRVTNEDEVSFFFSQIKKKYWDATHNCTAHILTSGIVRSSDDGEPSGTAGKPILECLKKTDLKNVAVVITRYFGGIKLGSGGLIRAYTAATQNGIKYSGIVEFKSHQSFVLSIEYSQWDKLENFLKINKIKYEKPNFTDKVTVKFFTQNGDEILNHIRNLFNSNIEYHEENGEFIEIPLLSPI; encoded by the coding sequence ATGATTTCTTGTTATAAAACCTTAGCAATAAATTCGACAAGTGAAATTGTGATTGAAAAATCAAAATTTATTGCAACTCTGAAAAGGGTTACAAACGAGGATGAGGTTAGCTTTTTTTTTAGTCAAATTAAAAAAAAATATTGGGACGCTACTCATAATTGTACGGCACATATTTTAACATCGGGAATTGTACGTTCCAGTGATGATGGAGAGCCTTCTGGAACAGCGGGTAAGCCCATTTTAGAGTGTTTAAAAAAAACTGATTTAAAAAATGTTGCTGTTGTTATTACCCGTTACTTTGGTGGAATCAAACTAGGTTCGGGCGGGCTCATCCGTGCTTATACTGCTGCAACGCAAAACGGGATTAAATATTCAGGAATTGTCGAATTCAAATCTCATCAATCCTTTGTTTTAAGCATAGAATATTCGCAGTGGGATAAGTTAGAAAATTTTTTGAAAATAAATAAGATAAAGTATGAAAAGCCTAACTTTACAGATAAAGTCACTGTAAAATTTTTTACTCAAAATGGTGATGAGATATTAAATCATATTCGAAATTTATTTAATAGTAATATTGAATATCATGAAGAAAATGGGGAATTTATAGAGATTCCGTTATTGTCACCGATTTGA
- a CDS encoding peptidylprolyl isomerase — translation MNYKFKIILLTLNLPFIFVALSSYGIVENTQEPVAQNKMEKKKKSTKTSKQQNQQKNQTNAEPTVPKGDVEVVMITSLGKIKLDLFKEKDPTTVNNFLNYVKAGYYNNTIFHRIIDGFIIQGGGYDTNFNLKPNTSTPIKNMSSLGLKNLAGTIAMARKPNFPDTATSQFFINLTNNTNLDYTKEQEGYTVFGKVIVGMDIVQKIAKQKIGQREGMYNVPFFPEEALIKSVTITESL, via the coding sequence ATGAATTACAAATTTAAAATAATCTTACTTACTTTAAATTTACCTTTTATTTTTGTCGCACTTTCTTCTTATGGTATTGTTGAAAATACTCAAGAACCGGTCGCTCAAAATAAAATGGAAAAAAAGAAGAAATCGACAAAAACATCAAAGCAACAAAATCAACAAAAAAATCAAACAAATGCAGAGCCGACAGTTCCAAAAGGCGATGTTGAAGTTGTTATGATTACAAGTTTAGGTAAAATTAAACTCGATCTATTTAAAGAGAAAGATCCAACAACCGTAAACAATTTCTTAAACTATGTCAAAGCAGGTTATTACAATAATACTATATTTCATCGCATCATTGATGGTTTTATTATTCAGGGTGGAGGCTATGACACGAATTTTAATCTGAAACCAAACACGAGCACTCCTATAAAAAACATGTCCTCCCTCGGATTAAAAAATTTAGCAGGAACCATTGCTATGGCGCGAAAACCTAACTTTCCCGATACAGCCACCTCTCAATTTTTTATTAACTTAACAAATAATACAAACCTTGATTATACAAAAGAACAGGAAGGCTATACTGTTTTTGGAAAAGTGATTGTGGGAATGGATATTGTTCAAAAAATTGCAAAACAAAAAATTGGTCAAAGAGAAGGAATGTATAATGTTCCTTTTTTTCCAGAAGAGGCCTTAATCAAATCGGTGACAATAACGGAATCTCTATAA